A genomic segment from Neobacillus sp. YX16 encodes:
- a CDS encoding MBL fold metallo-hydrolase gives METLKIGRVVLTWLSGGVTNLDGGAMFGVVPKALWSKRYQPNENNLIELPTDPILIQMDGKNILLEAGLGKGKLSEKQLRNFGVTAESDVDGSLNKLGLDPKDIDYVLMTHMHNDHVGGLTRLEDGLYKSTFPNATIITSSIEWDEMRNPNIRSKSTYWKENWEAIQSQVMTFDEKWSLGAISMYHTGGHSNGHSILLIEDEGEMAIHMADIMPTHAHKNPLWVMAYDDYPMDSIAAKEKWSAYVLDKDVWFTFYHDAYYRAVKWGTDGQIQDSIKRGK, from the coding sequence ATGGAGACTTTAAAAATTGGCAGAGTGGTGCTTACGTGGCTTTCAGGTGGTGTAACAAACTTAGATGGCGGCGCAATGTTTGGTGTCGTCCCCAAAGCGTTATGGTCGAAAAGGTATCAACCTAATGAAAATAATCTAATTGAACTTCCTACAGACCCAATCTTAATCCAAATGGATGGAAAAAATATCTTACTGGAGGCAGGACTTGGAAAGGGAAAACTATCAGAAAAACAGCTTAGAAATTTTGGAGTTACAGCAGAATCAGATGTAGACGGCTCTTTGAATAAATTAGGGTTAGATCCAAAGGATATTGATTATGTTTTAATGACTCATATGCACAATGATCATGTTGGCGGACTGACGAGGCTGGAGGATGGACTTTATAAGTCCACATTCCCAAATGCTACAATTATCACTTCAAGTATTGAATGGGATGAAATGAGAAATCCGAATATCCGCTCAAAAAGTACATATTGGAAGGAAAATTGGGAGGCAATTCAATCGCAGGTTATGACCTTTGATGAAAAATGGAGTTTGGGAGCCATTAGTATGTATCATACTGGAGGTCATAGTAATGGACATTCTATCTTGCTTATCGAGGATGAGGGTGAAATGGCTATCCATATGGCAGACATAATGCCTACACATGCGCATAAAAATCCACTATGGGTCATGGCATATGATGATTATCCAATGGACTCGATTGCAGCCAAAGAGAAATGGAGTGCCTATGTGTTGGATAAGGATGTATGGTTTACTTTTTATCATGATGCATATTATCGTGCAGTCAAATGGGGAACAGATGGGCAAATTCAGGACAGTATAAAGAGGGGAAAATAA
- a CDS encoding PepSY domain-containing protein → MNWKSFILGAAVGVISGYAVKEIISQKAYVSPEKVLENVKKQFNQNGPISGSWIHMVTEPFEKHQIKYQVYKGGISKSQNGVNEQFEFIADASTGTLLDVKASTDLAL, encoded by the coding sequence ATGAACTGGAAATCATTTATCCTCGGTGCTGCTGTTGGAGTCATCAGCGGCTATGCCGTTAAGGAAATCATTTCACAAAAAGCATATGTTTCACCTGAAAAAGTTTTGGAGAATGTGAAAAAGCAATTTAACCAAAATGGACCGATTAGCGGCTCTTGGATACATATGGTAACAGAGCCTTTTGAGAAGCATCAAATCAAGTATCAGGTTTATAAGGGCGGAATCTCAAAAAGTCAGAATGGGGTAAATGAACAGTTCGAATTTATTGCGGACGCATCGACCGGAACCCTTTTAGACGTTAAAGCCTCGACAGACTTAGCCCTATAA
- a CDS encoding phosphotransferase family protein: MEHILGQEWEIVPAGGATGEAFYASYNDQRLFLKRNSSPFLAVLSAEGIVPKLVWTKRLENGDVITAQQWLPGRELKPRDMNHENVARMLRKIHRSEPMVGMLSRLEKQPLQPEAIFQSVVVDLDEEVLSLPVVIDTLSFLLQQVENVFCEEKVVCHGDVNHNNWLLTEDNQLYLIDWDGAMIADPAIDLGMLLYCYIPEDNWTSWLAMYGKPLTENLKLRMKWYVALQTLYSIQFYKNKDRLEEMDKWINFLNDLL; the protein is encoded by the coding sequence TTGGAACATATATTAGGACAAGAATGGGAGATTGTCCCTGCGGGGGGCGCAACGGGAGAGGCCTTTTATGCGAGCTATAATGACCAAAGGCTTTTTCTAAAACGCAATTCCTCTCCATTTCTAGCAGTATTATCTGCAGAAGGAATCGTCCCAAAGCTTGTTTGGACAAAACGATTGGAAAACGGAGATGTGATTACAGCACAGCAATGGCTTCCTGGGCGTGAATTGAAGCCCCGTGACATGAATCATGAAAATGTTGCGAGGATGCTTAGGAAGATTCACCGCTCTGAACCGATGGTAGGGATGTTAAGCAGGCTTGAAAAGCAGCCCCTGCAGCCAGAAGCGATTTTTCAATCAGTTGTCGTGGATCTGGACGAAGAAGTGTTATCGTTACCTGTTGTAATAGATACTCTGAGTTTTCTATTACAACAGGTTGAAAATGTCTTCTGTGAAGAAAAAGTTGTTTGTCATGGAGATGTCAACCACAACAACTGGCTGCTAACAGAAGACAACCAGTTGTATTTAATTGACTGGGATGGTGCAATGATAGCAGACCCTGCGATTGACCTCGGAATGCTGCTTTATTGTTATATTCCTGAAGATAATTGGACTAGCTGGTTAGCCATGTACGGGAAACCTTTAACAGAAAACTTAAAACTCAGAATGAAATGGTATGTTGCACTTCAAACACTCTATTCCATTCAATTTTACAAAAACAAGGACCGGCTAGAGGAAATGGATAAATGGATCAATTTCTTAAATGATCTATTGTAA
- a CDS encoding YtzH-like family protein, with product MPLSHQDQVSLLKDILNNHQTDCCGSVSECEQLERLVKSLMVNTQIDQNVKSILQEVYNYSQHGAGSADLDEHILSNQDNLSQWVSNIDTYS from the coding sequence ATGCCATTAAGTCATCAGGACCAAGTTTCATTACTAAAAGATATATTAAATAATCATCAAACCGATTGCTGTGGGTCTGTTTCCGAATGTGAACAATTGGAACGATTAGTGAAATCTCTGATGGTTAACACACAGATTGATCAAAATGTTAAAAGCATTTTACAGGAGGTATATAATTACAGTCAGCATGGTGCCGGGAGTGCAGACCTAGACGAGCATATTCTTTCTAATCAGGATAACTTATCACAATGGGTCTCAAATATTGATACGTACTCCTGA
- the pulA gene encoding type I pullulanase, producing MNSNNRDFQAYLDEMDIITILLPLTYHHGLSSTFSILDESQKVTTLQIIKKQQIENNNKYICRLEEEISFGHPYWIIDEHGGKTELQIGAVIRTDSFDEKFFYDGNDLGVSIDENQTQFKLWAPTAAQVKLKLRQPNSTFSEIIKMRREAKGVWSVAVHSDLELYQYTFLVLVNQEWRESVDPYAVAVTANGELGVVVKLEKTRRKKTFLPPIENPVDAIIYETHIRDFTIHPDSGVKHKGLYLGAGELNTKGKDGEPTGLSYVKDLGITHIEFLPFNDFAGVDETEPNKEYNWGYNPLHFNVPEGSYSSNPSDPYARIIELKQLIDAIHNQGIRVIMDVVYNHVYIRETSSFEKVVPGYYFRHNELGFPSNGTGVGNDIASERKMVRKFILDSIRFWMEEYHIDAFRFDLMGILDIDTMKEVRKTCDSIQEETLIIGEGWNLNTPLPMDKKAIIRNQSKLPDIAQFNDKFRDKIKGNTFYLYDKGYVLGNEHYYEEAKEVIIGSVGIDKEGSGLLSNPSQSVNYVECHDNHTMWDKLLSCLPDMDELLHIKYHRLATGLIILSQGIPFLHSGQEFFRTKRGDGNSYKSPDHINQLDWNRKQLYSDNVKYIKGLIQLRKQFPCFRLKTGEDVRDCIQVLPLPIPLIGYSIQNQNHDFTEVLLLINPLRSKQSIQIPDGNWSVLVDDKKVEIPSKRVVLGKEMVLEPVCLTILAKK from the coding sequence ATGAACTCCAATAACCGTGATTTCCAAGCCTATTTAGATGAGATGGATATCATTACGATACTTCTTCCACTTACCTATCACCATGGATTGTCTTCCACATTCTCAATTTTAGATGAATCACAAAAAGTTACAACCTTGCAAATTATTAAAAAGCAACAAATAGAAAATAACAATAAATATATTTGTCGGCTTGAAGAGGAAATTTCTTTTGGTCATCCTTATTGGATTATCGATGAGCATGGCGGAAAAACCGAATTACAAATAGGAGCTGTCATTCGAACTGATTCATTTGATGAAAAATTTTTCTATGATGGAAATGACCTTGGTGTTAGTATTGATGAAAATCAAACACAATTTAAATTGTGGGCTCCTACAGCTGCTCAGGTAAAATTAAAATTAAGACAGCCGAACAGCACTTTCTCCGAAATCATCAAGATGAGACGTGAAGCAAAAGGTGTATGGTCAGTGGCTGTTCATTCAGATTTAGAACTTTATCAATATACTTTCCTAGTCCTTGTAAACCAGGAATGGCGTGAATCTGTTGATCCATATGCTGTTGCTGTTACCGCAAATGGGGAGCTTGGGGTAGTAGTGAAATTAGAGAAGACCCGCAGGAAGAAAACTTTCTTGCCTCCTATTGAAAATCCGGTGGATGCGATTATTTATGAAACACACATCAGGGATTTCACCATCCACCCTGACAGCGGCGTCAAACATAAAGGACTCTATTTAGGCGCTGGTGAGCTAAATACAAAAGGGAAAGACGGTGAACCTACTGGACTCTCCTATGTAAAGGATTTAGGAATCACTCATATTGAATTCCTGCCTTTTAATGATTTTGCAGGAGTTGATGAAACTGAGCCTAATAAGGAGTATAACTGGGGATATAACCCCCTCCATTTTAATGTCCCAGAGGGCTCTTATTCGTCTAATCCTTCCGACCCTTATGCACGAATTATTGAACTTAAACAATTAATTGATGCTATCCATAATCAAGGTATAAGAGTCATTATGGATGTGGTTTACAACCATGTATATATCAGGGAAACCTCATCCTTTGAAAAAGTAGTGCCAGGTTATTACTTTCGACACAATGAACTCGGTTTTCCATCGAATGGAACAGGAGTTGGAAATGATATTGCCTCAGAGAGGAAAATGGTGAGGAAATTCATCCTTGATTCCATTCGCTTTTGGATGGAGGAATATCATATTGATGCTTTTCGCTTTGATTTAATGGGGATTTTGGATATTGATACAATGAAGGAAGTCAGAAAGACTTGTGACAGCATTCAAGAGGAGACCCTGATTATTGGAGAAGGGTGGAACTTGAATACGCCGCTCCCAATGGATAAAAAGGCAATCATTCGGAATCAATCAAAGCTTCCTGACATAGCCCAATTTAATGATAAGTTTCGCGATAAGATAAAGGGGAATACTTTTTATTTGTATGATAAAGGGTATGTCCTTGGAAACGAGCATTACTACGAGGAGGCAAAAGAGGTAATAATTGGGAGCGTAGGAATTGATAAAGAAGGAAGTGGTCTTCTATCAAATCCTTCACAATCTGTAAACTATGTTGAATGTCATGATAATCATACAATGTGGGATAAACTACTTTCCTGTCTGCCCGATATGGATGAATTACTGCATATAAAATATCATAGGCTTGCAACAGGACTTATAATACTATCTCAGGGTATTCCTTTTCTTCACAGTGGTCAGGAGTTCTTTCGTACCAAGCGAGGAGATGGAAACAGTTACAAATCTCCGGATCATATCAACCAGCTCGATTGGAATCGTAAACAGCTTTACTCAGACAATGTAAAATATATTAAAGGATTAATACAATTAAGAAAACAGTTTCCATGCTTCCGACTAAAAACGGGCGAGGATGTACGGGATTGTATCCAGGTTTTACCTCTGCCAATTCCACTCATTGGCTATAGCATTCAAAATCAAAATCATGATTTCACTGAAGTACTTTTACTAATTAATCCTTTGAGAAGTAAACAGTCCATCCAGATTCCTGATGGCAACTGGAGTGTTCTCGTTGATGATAAAAAAGTGGAAATTCCATCCAAACGAGTAGTTTTGGGTAAAGAAATGGTGCTGGAACCGGTTTGTTTAACCATTTTAGCAAAAAAATAG
- the trmB gene encoding tRNA (guanosine(46)-N7)-methyltransferase TrmB — MRLRNKPWAKERIEAHPQYIVANPENFKGKWNEVFNNEQPLHIEVGTGKGRFITEMAKAHPDINYMGIEIYDSVIVAALDRLIEEDLPNLRLLNVNASDLNKYFEKNDVNRVYLNFSDPWPKTRHEKRRLTYKDYLKLYENILVDKGEIHFKTDNQGLFEYSLKSFSEYGLLLTFLSLDLHKSEFEGNIMTEYEEKFSEMGNRIYRCEVKYQN; from the coding sequence ATGAGACTTAGAAATAAACCTTGGGCAAAAGAAAGGATAGAGGCACACCCTCAATATATTGTCGCTAACCCAGAGAATTTCAAGGGGAAGTGGAATGAAGTATTTAATAATGAACAGCCTCTTCATATAGAGGTAGGGACTGGAAAAGGCCGGTTTATTACTGAAATGGCTAAGGCCCATCCTGATATCAACTATATGGGAATAGAAATTTATGATTCCGTTATCGTTGCTGCTTTAGATCGATTAATTGAAGAAGATTTACCAAACTTAAGACTTCTCAATGTCAATGCAAGTGATTTAAATAAATACTTTGAAAAAAATGATGTCAATAGAGTCTACTTGAATTTTTCCGATCCATGGCCAAAGACTCGCCATGAAAAAAGAAGGTTAACCTACAAGGATTACTTGAAGCTTTATGAAAACATTTTGGTTGATAAAGGGGAAATCCATTTTAAAACTGATAATCAAGGCTTGTTTGAATACTCATTAAAGAGTTTTTCTGAATATGGTTTATTATTAACCTTCCTAAGCCTTGATCTTCATAAAAGTGAATTTGAAGGAAATATCATGACAGAATATGAGGAAAAATTCTCTGAAATGGGAAACCGAATCTACCGTTGTGAAGTAAAATATCAGAACTAA